One genomic segment of Chitinophaga parva includes these proteins:
- a CDS encoding glycoside hydrolase family 31 protein: protein MKTCKWRWIAGCCMLAMAIPAYAQQTVNTAGNVEKVTVNGQTIHLKASNTDIEIAVFSPTMVRVRMDRHPLPPAFSYAVVAKPQPTAVKTTDAGGAMTILTDSIKIVVQKKPYSIAFYNAQGQEVNADEQGLTTSWVGNNVTTYKHLQEGERFIGLGEKTGPLDRFGNAYTNWNSDVFGYAVNADPIYSTIPFYIGIHHHLNYGILFDNSYQSDFSFGASTDRYAAFGARDGEMNYFFIYHQQVADIISEYTALTGRMPMPPLWSLGYQQNRYSYYPDTEVKRIAQTLREKKIPADGITLDIHYMDNYKLFTWNKDRFPDPKKMIADLKAEGFRTTLIVDPGIKVEDGYAAHEEGVKANVFIKYSDGKLYSGQVWPGWCNFTDYTDPRGRAWWKGQIRNYTDIGVAGIWNDMNEIATWGQKMPNNVLFAYDGHPTTHLQAHNIYALNMARSSYEGAREATQERPFILTRAGYAGLQRYTAIWTGDNRAEDDHMLAGVRLLNSLGLSGVAFTGMDIGGFTGNATVGLYTRWIQLGAFIPYYRSHTAVNTRSSEPWTYGEETMEIARNFINLRYKLMPYLYSNFYAAATTGLPVQRSLAIDYTFDGKVYDPQYQNQFCFGPALMVAPVTSQQTVAKIYFPQGSWYDLYNDTLISGNQEKLVELSWQKLPVYVKESSIIPMQSLVQSTSEKPDDTLRIHIYKGQQENHFVYYEDDGISYKYEHGDYYKRDIAYTPGNNTITLGKAAGKFTSKFGTVALILHGFGDVQPKVNGAAVTAAKARLPFLSPISRFDPQGGFTPVDSCDVKVITVQNGSDKMEVQY from the coding sequence ATGAAGACATGCAAATGGCGTTGGATCGCCGGATGCTGCATGTTGGCCATGGCCATTCCGGCATATGCCCAGCAAACAGTGAACACGGCAGGCAACGTAGAGAAAGTTACCGTAAACGGGCAGACCATTCACCTGAAAGCCAGCAACACAGACATTGAGATTGCCGTGTTCTCCCCCACCATGGTGCGCGTACGGATGGACCGCCACCCGCTGCCACCTGCCTTTTCCTATGCCGTAGTAGCCAAGCCCCAGCCTACGGCGGTGAAGACAACCGATGCTGGTGGCGCTATGACCATCCTCACGGATTCCATTAAGATCGTGGTGCAGAAGAAGCCCTACTCTATTGCCTTCTATAACGCACAAGGCCAGGAGGTAAACGCAGATGAGCAGGGGCTCACTACCAGTTGGGTGGGTAACAACGTAACCACCTACAAGCACCTGCAGGAGGGCGAACGCTTCATAGGCCTGGGCGAGAAGACCGGCCCCCTGGACCGCTTTGGTAATGCTTATACTAACTGGAACAGTGACGTATTTGGTTACGCGGTGAATGCGGACCCCATTTATTCCACCATACCTTTTTATATCGGTATCCATCATCACCTGAACTATGGCATCCTGTTCGATAACAGCTACCAGAGCGACTTTAGCTTTGGCGCCAGCACGGACCGTTATGCTGCTTTTGGTGCACGCGACGGGGAAATGAATTACTTTTTCATTTACCACCAGCAGGTGGCGGATATCATCAGTGAATACACGGCCCTCACCGGCCGCATGCCCATGCCGCCCCTGTGGAGCCTGGGCTATCAACAGAACCGCTACAGTTACTATCCCGACACGGAAGTAAAACGCATTGCGCAAACGTTGCGTGAAAAGAAAATACCGGCAGACGGTATTACGCTGGATATCCACTACATGGATAACTACAAGCTCTTTACCTGGAACAAGGATCGTTTCCCTGATCCGAAAAAAATGATCGCAGACCTGAAGGCGGAAGGTTTCCGTACCACGCTGATCGTAGACCCGGGCATTAAAGTGGAAGACGGCTATGCCGCCCATGAAGAGGGCGTAAAGGCCAATGTGTTCATCAAATACAGCGATGGAAAGCTGTACAGCGGCCAGGTTTGGCCCGGCTGGTGCAACTTTACTGATTATACCGATCCCCGGGGCCGTGCGTGGTGGAAGGGGCAGATCCGCAACTACACAGACATCGGCGTGGCCGGTATCTGGAACGATATGAACGAGATAGCCACCTGGGGGCAGAAGATGCCGAACAACGTGCTCTTTGCCTACGATGGCCATCCCACTACGCACCTGCAGGCACACAACATTTATGCGCTGAACATGGCCCGCAGCAGTTATGAAGGTGCGCGCGAGGCAACCCAGGAGCGCCCCTTCATCCTTACCCGTGCCGGCTATGCGGGGCTGCAACGCTACACCGCCATCTGGACGGGCGACAACCGCGCGGAAGATGACCACATGCTGGCCGGCGTGCGCCTGCTGAACAGCCTGGGGCTGAGTGGCGTGGCCTTTACCGGGATGGACATTGGCGGTTTCACCGGCAATGCCACCGTGGGCCTCTACACCCGCTGGATCCAGCTGGGTGCCTTCATTCCGTATTACCGCAGCCACACGGCGGTGAACACCCGCTCTTCCGAACCATGGACCTACGGGGAGGAAACAATGGAAATAGCGCGCAACTTCATTAACCTGCGCTACAAGCTGATGCCATATCTCTATTCCAACTTCTACGCCGCCGCTACCACCGGCTTGCCCGTGCAACGCAGCCTGGCCATCGATTACACTTTTGACGGCAAGGTGTATGACCCGCAATACCAGAACCAGTTTTGCTTTGGCCCGGCCCTGATGGTGGCGCCCGTGACCAGCCAGCAAACGGTGGCCAAGATCTACTTCCCGCAAGGCAGCTGGTACGATCTGTATAATGACACGCTGATCAGCGGCAACCAGGAAAAGCTCGTAGAACTGAGCTGGCAGAAGCTGCCGGTGTATGTAAAGGAAAGCAGCATCATCCCCATGCAATCACTGGTGCAAAGTACCAGCGAAAAGCCGGACGATACCCTGCGCATCCACATTTACAAAGGCCAGCAGGAAAATCATTTTGTATACTATGAAGATGACGGCATCAGTTACAAATACGAGCATGGTGATTACTATAAACGTGATATCGCCTACACGCCCGGCAATAACACTATTACCCTCGGCAAAGCAGCTGGTAAGTTCACTTCTAAATTTGGAACAGTAGCGCTCATCCTGCATGGCTTTGGGGATGTACAGCCGAAGGTGAACGGTGCCGCAGTAACGGCTGCAAAGGCCCGTCTGCCCTTTCTTTCACCCATTTCCCGCTTTGATCCGCAGGGAGGCTTTACACCAGTGGATAGCTGTGACGTGAAGGTGATCACCGTGCAGAATGGGAGCGATAAGATGGAGGTGCAGTATTAG
- a CDS encoding LacI family DNA-binding transcriptional regulator, translated as MTKLPTIKEIAKRLNVSPSTVSRALHDHYSIGLKTKTMVQQLAKELGYEPNQTAIFFQQNKTFTLGVILPELSEAFFSTAISGIEDTAHKNRYTVLLGQSHDDEDRERTIVETMKNHRVDGLIVSLAKNTVNYSHFEMLKKYNIPVVFFDRIPKLPNIHYVACNMESGTIQAVDFLLEKGHRIIGMINGPDKLFASQERVKGYMNALHKKRLKYDPSLIVSSDLTKQGTYDAMQQLLSLKRKVTAVVAFNDYVALDAVQYAREKKMKINKDITFVSYANLPLSNYTAFPPLASVEQFPYLQGQKATETLLELLDQKDDKSQAYYKIILDSQLVVNNK; from the coding sequence ATGACGAAACTACCTACCATCAAAGAAATTGCGAAGCGGCTCAACGTTTCGCCCTCCACGGTGTCGCGCGCCTTGCACGACCATTACAGCATTGGCCTGAAGACCAAGACCATGGTGCAGCAGCTGGCCAAGGAGCTGGGCTATGAGCCTAACCAGACGGCTATCTTCTTCCAGCAGAACAAGACCTTTACGCTGGGCGTTATCCTGCCCGAGCTATCTGAAGCCTTCTTCTCCACCGCCATCAGCGGCATTGAAGACACGGCGCATAAGAACCGGTACACCGTGCTGCTGGGCCAGTCGCACGATGACGAGGACCGGGAAAGAACCATCGTGGAAACCATGAAGAACCACCGCGTGGATGGGTTGATCGTGTCGCTGGCGAAAAACACGGTGAACTATTCCCACTTTGAAATGCTGAAGAAATATAACATCCCGGTAGTGTTCTTTGACCGCATTCCCAAGCTGCCCAATATCCACTATGTAGCGTGCAATATGGAGTCCGGCACCATCCAGGCGGTGGACTTCCTGCTGGAAAAAGGCCACCGCATCATTGGGATGATCAATGGGCCCGACAAGCTTTTTGCCAGCCAGGAACGGGTAAAAGGCTATATGAATGCCCTGCACAAGAAGCGTCTCAAGTACGACCCCTCCCTCATCGTATCCTCCGACCTTACGAAGCAGGGCACCTACGACGCCATGCAGCAGCTGCTCTCGCTCAAACGCAAAGTAACTGCCGTAGTGGCTTTCAATGATTATGTGGCCCTGGATGCGGTGCAGTATGCACGGGAAAAGAAAATGAAGATCAACAAGGACATTACCTTTGTAAGTTATGCCAATCTTCCGCTGAGCAATTATACGGCGTTCCCTCCCCTGGCGTCAGTGGAACAATTCCCCTATCTCCAGGGCCAGAAGGCCACGGAAACTTTACTGGAGCTCCTGGACCAGAAAGATGATAAATCGCAGGCTTATTACAAGATCATATTGGATTCACAGCTGGTGGTGAATAATAAGTGA
- a CDS encoding nucleotidyltransferase family protein, protein MPILIIMAAGMASRYGSLKQIASFGPSKETMLEYAIYDAIKAGFNKVVFIIRSSFADEFKEIFEPKLRGRIAIAYVYQELHNAMEGVAVPATRTKPWGTGHALLCARPAVNEPFAIINADDFYGYDTFAKAAHFLQTECNAQTHANIGFILSQTLSEYGSVSRGVCTTNAAGLLTSITERTNIYPTENGIVYEEDGVQHPLAPDTTVSMNCWCFHPSVFQYATVAFRAFLAAHKEEPKTEFYIPSLADGLLQSGAASIRLIRTNARWFGVTYKEDAPFVQQNLDALIATGAYPPNLWGVLV, encoded by the coding sequence ATGCCTATCCTCATTATTATGGCCGCCGGGATGGCCTCCCGTTATGGTAGTCTGAAACAGATTGCCAGCTTTGGCCCTTCCAAGGAAACCATGCTGGAATATGCCATCTACGACGCCATCAAAGCGGGCTTTAACAAAGTGGTGTTCATCATCCGCTCTTCCTTTGCAGATGAATTCAAGGAGATCTTTGAGCCCAAATTGCGTGGGCGCATTGCCATTGCGTACGTGTACCAGGAGTTGCACAACGCCATGGAAGGCGTGGCCGTTCCTGCCACCCGTACCAAACCCTGGGGCACCGGGCATGCACTGCTTTGCGCAAGGCCTGCGGTGAATGAGCCCTTTGCCATTATCAATGCAGACGACTTTTATGGGTACGATACATTTGCCAAGGCCGCGCACTTCCTGCAAACGGAGTGCAACGCGCAAACGCATGCCAACATTGGCTTTATCCTCTCCCAAACCCTGTCTGAATACGGTTCCGTGAGCCGGGGCGTATGCACAACCAATGCTGCAGGCCTGCTCACTTCCATCACGGAGCGTACCAACATCTACCCTACAGAAAATGGTATTGTATACGAAGAAGATGGTGTGCAACACCCGCTGGCCCCGGACACTACGGTGTCTATGAACTGCTGGTGCTTCCACCCCTCTGTGTTCCAATACGCAACCGTTGCGTTCCGGGCATTCCTGGCCGCACATAAGGAGGAGCCGAAAACAGAATTTTATATTCCCAGCCTGGCAGACGGCCTGCTACAAAGTGGGGCGGCCAGCATCCGGCTCATCCGTACAAATGCCCGCTGGTTCGGCGTTACGTACAAAGAGGATGCTCCGTTTGTGCAGCAAAACCTGGATGCGCTGATCGCTACAGGCGCCTATCCACCCAACCTGTGGGGCGTGCTGGTGTAA
- a CDS encoding MBL fold metallo-hydrolase: MKHWFKIFCGLLLAGQAVTAQQAFTIIPLGVKGGLDESNLSSYLLQPKGGTQYICLDGGTVRAGLEKAVANHLFNGNAGDVLKRQVRAYFITHPHLDHVEGMVQNAPDDSAKAIYGLPFCLDVLKDKYFNWQSWGNFANEGDQPALGKFHYMPMDSGVSTPIPNMDLEVTAYPLSHSKPGRSTAFLVKHQDAYLLYLGDTGPDALEGGGNLQKLWEAISPIVKAKQLHGIMIETSFPNEQPDKSLFGHLTPRWLMTELAVLEGLAGQGAVKGLHVIITHRKPVGDNEATIRRQLEQGNTLGVKLIFPEQARALKL; encoded by the coding sequence ATGAAACACTGGTTCAAGATCTTTTGCGGCTTGCTGCTGGCAGGCCAGGCGGTGACGGCGCAACAGGCCTTCACCATTATTCCCCTGGGCGTAAAAGGGGGCCTGGATGAAAGCAATCTCTCTTCCTATTTACTGCAGCCCAAAGGTGGCACCCAATACATCTGCCTGGATGGGGGCACCGTGCGCGCCGGCCTGGAAAAGGCCGTGGCCAATCACCTCTTTAACGGCAATGCCGGCGATGTGCTGAAACGCCAGGTGCGGGCTTACTTCATTACGCATCCCCACCTGGACCACGTGGAAGGCATGGTGCAGAACGCACCGGATGATAGCGCCAAAGCCATTTACGGCCTGCCTTTCTGCCTGGACGTGCTCAAAGACAAATACTTCAACTGGCAGAGCTGGGGCAATTTTGCCAATGAAGGCGACCAGCCCGCCCTTGGCAAGTTCCACTATATGCCCATGGACAGCGGCGTATCCACCCCCATTCCCAACATGGACCTGGAAGTGACCGCCTACCCGCTGAGCCACTCTAAACCCGGCCGCAGCACGGCTTTCCTGGTAAAACACCAGGACGCCTACCTGCTGTACCTGGGCGATACCGGCCCGGATGCCTTAGAAGGTGGAGGCAACCTGCAAAAACTCTGGGAAGCCATAAGCCCCATTGTGAAGGCTAAACAATTGCATGGCATCATGATTGAAACCTCTTTCCCCAATGAACAGCCGGACAAGTCCCTGTTCGGACACCTGACGCCCCGGTGGCTGATGACGGAACTGGCCGTACTGGAGGGCCTTGCGGGCCAGGGGGCGGTAAAAGGCCTCCACGTGATCATCACCCACCGCAAGCCGGTAGGGGATAATGAAGCTACCATCCGCCGGCAGCTGGAGCAAGGCAATACGCTGGGCGTAAAACTCATCTTCCCGGAGCAGGCCAGGGCCCTAAAGCTGTAA
- a CDS encoding ABC transporter permease: protein MFNSHLKIAWRSLAKDKFYTVLNVMGLALATAAFLLIIYFVRFEYSYEHFYKRADNIVRITMDLYKGNEFVTTDCETHPPLAPLLKKDFPEVVDAARIQMGEEVSQVKVGEQRFPVEKVYFADPAAFQVFNYDFITGNAHALDAPGQVVLTESEAHRLFGNAPAMGKTISMLQHRLFTVTGVIKDLPLNTHLKMNMLISFASLKELGMNLDSWNGNNNYTYVQLRPGTDLGQFNEKLKTVAHQHLNNDNIFVAQFIKDIHLYSHRAFEPEVNGDAKTVRFLLIIALLIIGVGAVNYVNLTTARATEKVKETGIRKVLGSSRMALVSQFMAETFIVNLLALAVAMLVIMLALPSYLQLIGRPIPGNPFASTAFWGWVAALFVCNCVLSGIYPALVLSNTAPVTVTRRVHTQSSKGAFFRKTLVVAQFVAALVVLSAACIVYRQLNYLRHQQLGINTSQVLVVRNPEYDGADSLREQQVAVFKNNLQQLPGVQQVSVSGSVPGADLSMLSTMIGLSQYGSPKGKGYNYYLYSFDADFIPNMGMKLIAGENFRAGQPNKGYVILSREAVKRFGFASPEAAIGQRITLGLYQPPEGGDSYAIVHGVVEDYHQQSLKSALLPMIHWYDPSGSYSTIRLKPGADVHAAVQQVEALWNNHFAGYPMEYHFMDEMYNEQYKADEHFGQIVTVFSGFTLFITCLGILGLTAYNIARRTKEIGIRKVLGASVSGIVSLLSKDMVKLVSIALLIATPLTWYVMSKWLQDFAYHINIQWWIFAGAGVLTMGIALLTVGWQSLKAALVNPVKALKAE, encoded by the coding sequence ATGTTCAATAGCCACCTTAAAATAGCCTGGCGTAGCCTTGCAAAGGACAAGTTTTATACGGTGCTTAATGTAATGGGCCTGGCGCTGGCCACTGCCGCATTTCTCCTGATCATTTACTTTGTACGGTTTGAGTATAGCTATGAACACTTCTACAAACGTGCAGACAACATTGTGCGTATCACCATGGACCTTTACAAGGGCAATGAATTTGTGACCACGGATTGTGAGACACATCCACCCCTGGCACCTTTGCTGAAAAAGGATTTCCCGGAAGTGGTGGATGCCGCGCGGATACAAATGGGAGAGGAGGTGAGCCAGGTAAAAGTGGGTGAACAACGTTTCCCGGTAGAGAAAGTATACTTTGCCGATCCCGCTGCTTTCCAGGTGTTCAACTACGATTTTATCACCGGCAATGCGCATGCGCTGGATGCGCCCGGTCAGGTGGTGCTCACGGAAAGCGAGGCCCACCGCTTGTTTGGTAATGCACCGGCTATGGGTAAGACTATCAGCATGTTGCAGCACCGCCTGTTCACGGTGACTGGCGTGATCAAAGACCTGCCGCTGAATACCCACCTGAAAATGAACATGCTCATTTCTTTCGCATCCCTGAAAGAGCTGGGCATGAACCTGGACTCATGGAATGGAAATAACAATTATACCTATGTGCAGTTGCGCCCCGGCACAGACCTGGGCCAGTTCAATGAAAAGCTGAAGACCGTAGCCCACCAGCATCTTAATAACGATAATATTTTCGTGGCGCAATTTATCAAAGATATACACCTGTACTCACACCGGGCCTTTGAGCCGGAGGTCAATGGCGACGCAAAGACCGTGCGCTTCCTGCTCATCATTGCGCTGCTGATCATTGGTGTGGGCGCTGTAAATTATGTGAATCTTACTACAGCACGCGCTACGGAAAAAGTAAAGGAAACCGGCATCCGCAAAGTACTCGGCTCGTCCCGCATGGCGCTGGTAAGCCAGTTTATGGCGGAGACCTTCATCGTAAACCTGCTGGCCCTGGCAGTAGCAATGCTTGTCATTATGCTGGCACTGCCTTCCTACCTGCAGCTCATTGGCCGGCCTATTCCCGGCAATCCCTTTGCCAGTACCGCTTTCTGGGGATGGGTGGCCGCGCTCTTTGTCTGCAATTGCGTGCTTTCCGGAATTTATCCTGCCCTGGTCCTGTCTAACACAGCCCCCGTTACCGTTACCCGCCGCGTGCACACGCAAAGCAGCAAAGGGGCCTTTTTCCGCAAAACGCTGGTGGTGGCACAATTTGTGGCCGCGCTGGTAGTGTTATCTGCCGCATGCATCGTGTACCGCCAGTTAAACTACCTGCGCCACCAGCAACTGGGCATTAATACATCGCAGGTGCTGGTAGTACGTAACCCGGAGTATGACGGCGCCGACAGCCTGCGCGAACAACAAGTGGCCGTATTTAAGAACAACCTGCAGCAGCTGCCCGGCGTGCAGCAGGTAAGCGTTTCCGGCTCCGTACCCGGTGCGGATCTCAGCATGCTCAGTACCATGATCGGTTTATCGCAATACGGCTCCCCAAAGGGTAAAGGCTATAATTACTATCTCTATTCTTTTGATGCGGACTTTATCCCGAACATGGGTATGAAGTTGATAGCCGGCGAGAATTTCCGTGCGGGCCAGCCCAATAAAGGTTACGTGATCCTCAGCCGGGAGGCTGTGAAGCGCTTTGGTTTTGCCAGCCCGGAAGCCGCCATTGGACAGCGCATTACCCTCGGGCTGTACCAGCCGCCGGAAGGCGGCGACAGTTACGCGATCGTGCATGGCGTGGTGGAAGACTATCACCAGCAGTCCCTTAAGTCTGCGCTGCTGCCCATGATACACTGGTACGATCCTTCTGGCAGCTATAGCACGATCCGCCTCAAACCCGGTGCAGACGTACATGCGGCGGTACAACAAGTGGAAGCGTTGTGGAACAATCATTTTGCCGGTTACCCGATGGAATATCATTTCATGGATGAGATGTACAATGAACAATATAAAGCGGATGAGCACTTCGGGCAGATCGTGACCGTATTTTCCGGCTTTACATTGTTTATTACCTGCCTGGGCATCCTGGGCCTCACAGCGTATAACATTGCCCGCCGCACCAAGGAAATAGGGATCCGCAAGGTCTTGGGTGCTTCTGTGAGCGGCATTGTAAGCCTGCTTTCAAAAGACATGGTAAAACTGGTATCCATTGCCCTGCTCATTGCCACGCCACTTACCTGGTATGTCATGAGCAAATGGTTGCAGGATTTTGCTTACCACATTAATATTCAATGGTGGATCTTTGCCGGGGCAGGTGTGCTTACCATGGGCATTGCCTTGCTCACCGTAGGCTGGCAGTCGCTGAAAGCCGCGCTGGTAAACCCGGTGAAGGCATTGAAGGCCGAGTGA
- a CDS encoding outer membrane beta-barrel protein, giving the protein MKPILVLLFSLYTATAYTQVKTDTLSARRDSMPVKTRQLNAVTIAGHKPIVEQRADRTVFNVENSVGTAGADGLEVLKKAPGVIVTNSNIALAGRSTVGVMLNGRLQELSMEELQGLLKSIPAENIARIEVITTPPARYDAEGNAGLINIITKKNTRAGMNGNLTAAYELTRYGTYSGNGSINYRNGKWNVYANGSGMHGHIHPVYKFQSYYPGQTLEQVDNDLVRNDFGRYQLGADYNITPRHLLGVLYTIGYGSPSQDESTWQHVYNDKHGLDSSLFTHTHTYVNGLRHVMNFSYEWKIDTAGRKLLVDGDFFNRDGDRRGDIQTQRFTGPGSAFAGNSYLQNGGTQQVHVSAVKADVEWPSRVVNLTFGGKVSFINNTSDNVYAAWNGEQYVKDPNQSNVFDYTENTQALYLSGNRTLKQWELQAGLRGEYTETKGVSRTTLQVNHNQYFKLFPTLYVKYRKNEKNAFTINYSRRIERPGFWQMNPFRMYITPTSYTEGNPFLQPSFSHKGEASWLWNDVFTASVFVQEYQHTFAQASNVDTATTSVQYRQENLGNRLQYGFRTNVNFTAGHWWESSLECDGFNSRFTSGLYKGVSTAYNKFTMYLETTNSFFLNSNKSLILSLDGWLTTANQEDFNLQQTIWSMSSGIKWITLKKKLTLAANVNDIFASERVKTTNLYNASRQDLWEDTRQLRLSCTWKFGRNPKPPRTRTRMEEDAR; this is encoded by the coding sequence ATGAAACCCATTCTCGTACTGCTTTTCTCGCTGTATACCGCCACTGCGTATACCCAGGTAAAAACGGACACCCTTAGTGCCCGCAGGGACTCCATGCCCGTAAAGACCCGGCAACTCAATGCAGTCACTATAGCCGGCCACAAGCCCATCGTAGAGCAGCGCGCAGACCGTACCGTGTTCAACGTGGAAAACAGCGTAGGTACCGCTGGCGCCGATGGCCTGGAAGTATTAAAGAAAGCCCCCGGCGTTATTGTGACCAACAGCAATATTGCCCTTGCCGGCAGGAGCACCGTGGGCGTAATGCTTAATGGCCGCCTGCAGGAGCTGTCCATGGAGGAACTGCAAGGCCTGTTAAAATCCATCCCCGCAGAAAACATTGCACGCATAGAAGTGATCACCACCCCGCCTGCCCGCTATGATGCGGAAGGCAATGCGGGCCTGATCAACATTATCACGAAGAAGAACACCCGTGCCGGTATGAACGGCAATCTTACGGCTGCCTATGAGCTTACGCGCTATGGCACCTATTCCGGTAATGGCAGTATCAACTACCGCAATGGTAAATGGAACGTATATGCCAATGGCAGCGGTATGCATGGCCACATACACCCGGTGTACAAATTCCAGTCTTACTACCCGGGCCAAACCCTGGAACAGGTAGACAATGACCTGGTGCGGAATGACTTTGGCCGCTATCAGCTGGGGGCGGATTACAACATTACCCCCCGCCACCTCCTGGGCGTGCTGTACACCATTGGCTACGGCAGCCCAAGCCAGGATGAAAGCACCTGGCAGCATGTATACAACGATAAGCATGGCCTGGACTCCTCCCTCTTCACCCACACGCACACCTATGTGAATGGCCTGCGCCATGTGATGAACTTCAGTTACGAATGGAAGATAGACACCGCCGGCCGCAAGCTGCTGGTAGACGGTGACTTCTTTAACCGCGATGGCGACCGGCGGGGGGATATTCAAACCCAGCGCTTCACCGGCCCGGGATCGGCATTTGCGGGCAACTCCTACCTGCAGAACGGCGGCACCCAGCAGGTGCATGTAAGCGCTGTGAAGGCGGATGTGGAGTGGCCCTCCCGCGTGGTGAACCTCACGTTTGGCGGTAAAGTATCTTTTATCAACAACACCAGCGATAATGTGTATGCGGCCTGGAATGGGGAACAGTATGTAAAAGACCCGAACCAGAGTAACGTATTCGACTATACGGAAAATACCCAGGCCCTGTACCTCAGCGGCAACCGCACCCTGAAGCAGTGGGAGCTGCAGGCCGGCCTGCGGGGAGAGTATACGGAAACAAAAGGTGTATCGCGCACCACCCTGCAGGTGAACCATAACCAGTACTTCAAATTATTCCCTACCCTCTACGTAAAATACCGGAAGAATGAAAAAAATGCCTTCACCATCAACTACAGCCGCCGCATAGAAAGACCGGGCTTCTGGCAGATGAATCCTTTCCGCATGTACATCACGCCCACCTCGTACACGGAAGGAAACCCTTTCCTGCAGCCTTCTTTCAGCCACAAGGGAGAGGCCTCCTGGTTGTGGAACGATGTATTTACTGCCAGCGTATTTGTACAGGAATACCAGCACACCTTTGCCCAGGCATCTAACGTAGACACGGCCACCACCTCCGTACAGTACCGCCAGGAAAACCTGGGCAACCGCCTCCAGTACGGCTTCCGCACCAATGTGAATTTTACCGCGGGCCACTGGTGGGAAAGCAGCCTGGAATGCGATGGGTTCAACAGCCGCTTTACCTCCGGCCTGTATAAAGGGGTGAGCACTGCCTACAATAAATTCACGATGTACCTGGAAACCACCAACAGCTTTTTCCTCAATAGCAACAAATCCCTCATCCTCTCCCTGGATGGCTGGCTTACCACGGCAAACCAGGAAGACTTTAACCTGCAGCAAACCATCTGGAGCATGAGCAGCGGTATAAAATGGATCACCCTCAAAAAGAAACTGACGCTGGCTGCCAATGTGAATGACATCTTTGCCTCAGAGCGGGTGAAGACCACCAACCTGTATAATGCTTCCCGCCAGGACCTGTGGGAAGATACCCGCCAGCTGCGCCTGTCCTGCACCTGGAAGTTTGGGCGCAACCCAAAGCCACCCCGCACCCGGACCAGGATGGAGGAGGATGCACGGTAA